A segment of the Solanum lycopersicum chromosome 9, SLM_r2.1 genome:
TTTCAGTAAACACACCATCATATTTATAATGTCATAATCTAGGAGAATTTCTTTCGAAGATCATTAATCACCTTCTTATCAAGACGGAAGCCTTTAGCAAGAACATCGTCCAGAATAGGTGGATCTGAAGCAAAGATTGTACTAGGAATCATGACGACTCCAGGATTTTGACTATTGAAAGAAGCAAGCAGAGTAGCATTTTTGTGTCCAACGTTATACTGGAAGTGAATAAGCCCCGGTGGGATCACAAACACATCACCAGGATTCATGATTTTAGAGAAGAGACGACTTTTAAAGATGTTTGAAGCATCAGGGGCAAGAAATCCTGCATAGATAGTACCCTCTAGGATAGTTATAAGCTCAGTAGCTCGAGGGTGCGTGTGAAGTGGAGAGAGACCCTGTGGTTCCAAATCAGCACGAACTATAGAAATACCAAGAGTGTTGAGTCCAGGCATCTTGTTTACATCCACAATATTTACAGCAAAGCCTAACTGAGGCACTGCATTTCCACTAACGTTAAGACCTGAAGCAAAGAAATCATCCGCTTTTGCAAGCTTCGGGTCTT
Coding sequences within it:
- the LOC101250052 gene encoding germin-like protein isoform 1 precursor (isoform 1 precursor is encoded by transcript variant 1) codes for the protein MRMCWFKTTLTIIAFFLSPAYAYDLNPLQDLCVAVNDSKASVLVNGKICKDPKLAKADDFFASGLNVSGNAVPQLGFAVNIVDVNKMPGLNTLGISIVRADLEPQGLSPLHTHPRATELITILEGTIYAGFLAPDASNIFKSRLFSKIMNPGDVFVIPPGLIHFQYNVGHKNATLLASFNSQNPGVVMIPSTIFASDPPILDDVLAKGFRLDKKVINDLRKKFS
- the LOC101250052 gene encoding germin-like protein isoform 2 precursor (isoform 2 precursor is encoded by transcript variant 2), with product MRMCWFITLAIIAFFLSPAYAYDLNPLQDLCVAANDSKASVLVNGKICKDPKLAKADDFFASGLNVSGNAVPQLGFAVNIVDVNKMPGLNTLGISIVRADLEPQGLSPLHTHPRATELITILEGTIYAGFLAPDASNIFKSRLFSKIMNPGDVFVIPPGLIHFQYNVGHKNATLLASFNSQNPGVVMIPSTIFASDPPILDDVLAKGFRLDKKVINDLRKKFS